The Streptomyces pactum genome contains a region encoding:
- a CDS encoding transglycosylase domain-containing protein: MGRAEERKARQRGGRRAAPKRRSPSGAGGKSGIRRLFTWKKILGTFFGLCLLGMGAFIVLYMVIDIPEGNPEAELQSNVYKYSDGSIMARDGERNREIIDLAKVPKKVQRTFVAAENKTFYKDSGVDLKGTARGVLNTLSGKGAQGGSTITQQYVKNYYLSQEQTVSRKLKELVISLKLDREKSKDYILAGYINTSYYGRGAYGIQAAAQAYYRVDAEDLTVEQGAYLAALLQAPNQYDWAIASDTGKKMVQERWNYVLDNMVEEKWLSQADRQAMKFPEPPAPKPVQGMEGQTGYLVDAANHELKKQLVAQGAAEDMEQAKALVDLGGYTVTLNVDKKKQAELEKAVKAKLTSKLDPDKREVDADVQAGAVSVDPKTGGVVAMYGGVNYVEHYTNNATRDDYQPASTFKPVILAAAVDQDAETQDGVPITANTIYDGTSRRPVMDGDREVGFAPPNEDDVDYGDITVQEAMNKSVNSVFAQMGIDVGMTQVMKTAGELGMDTEGVQAVPAQTLGSMGASPMEMAGVYATLDNHGRQVTPAVVKSVEHKDRTVELPDPIGERVITREAADTVTSVLTGVVDDGTARRSVRENPLRDGQQVAGKTGTSDNNKSAWFTGFTPGLVTSVGLFGEDPKTHNQVPMYKAGGVDYRVNGGGFPAEIWAAYTFGVMGEVTEFDLETKQGNAVKPSSTPTRSESPTQSPTHEETTEPPESEEPTTEAPTTEAPETEAPETESPTQSPSGTPTTEEPPTGGESTEPEDPLFPDGDWQQ; encoded by the coding sequence ATGGGACGAGCGGAAGAGAGAAAAGCGCGACAGCGCGGTGGCCGCCGCGCGGCGCCGAAACGCCGCAGTCCGTCGGGTGCGGGCGGGAAGAGCGGCATACGCAGGCTGTTCACCTGGAAGAAGATCCTCGGGACCTTCTTCGGTCTCTGCCTGCTCGGCATGGGCGCCTTCATCGTCCTGTACATGGTGATCGACATCCCCGAGGGCAACCCCGAGGCGGAGCTGCAGAGCAACGTCTACAAGTACAGCGACGGCAGCATCATGGCCCGTGACGGTGAGCGCAACCGCGAGATCATCGACTTGGCCAAGGTTCCCAAGAAGGTCCAGCGCACCTTCGTCGCCGCCGAGAACAAGACCTTCTACAAGGACTCCGGCGTCGACCTCAAGGGCACCGCGCGCGGTGTGCTCAACACCCTCTCCGGCAAGGGCGCGCAGGGCGGTTCGACGATCACCCAGCAGTACGTGAAGAACTACTACCTGTCGCAGGAACAGACGGTCTCGCGCAAGCTGAAGGAACTGGTCATCTCCCTGAAGCTGGACCGGGAGAAGTCCAAGGACTACATCCTCGCCGGCTACATCAACACCAGCTACTACGGCCGCGGCGCCTACGGCATCCAGGCCGCCGCCCAGGCCTACTACCGCGTCGACGCCGAGGACCTGACGGTCGAGCAGGGCGCGTACCTCGCCGCGCTGCTCCAGGCGCCCAACCAGTACGACTGGGCGATCGCCAGCGACACCGGCAAGAAGATGGTCCAGGAACGCTGGAACTACGTCCTGGACAACATGGTCGAGGAGAAATGGCTGAGCCAGGCCGACCGTCAGGCCATGAAGTTCCCGGAGCCCCCGGCGCCCAAGCCGGTGCAGGGGATGGAGGGGCAGACCGGGTACCTGGTCGACGCGGCCAACCACGAGCTCAAGAAGCAGCTCGTCGCCCAGGGCGCCGCCGAGGACATGGAGCAGGCCAAGGCGCTGGTGGACCTCGGCGGCTACACCGTCACGCTCAACGTCGACAAGAAGAAGCAGGCGGAGCTGGAGAAGGCGGTCAAGGCCAAGCTCACCAGCAAGCTGGACCCCGACAAGCGCGAGGTCGACGCCGACGTCCAGGCCGGCGCCGTCTCCGTGGACCCGAAGACGGGCGGGGTCGTGGCGATGTACGGCGGCGTGAACTACGTGGAGCACTACACGAACAACGCCACCCGTGACGACTACCAGCCCGCCTCCACCTTCAAGCCGGTGATCCTCGCCGCGGCCGTCGACCAGGACGCCGAGACCCAGGACGGCGTGCCGATCACGGCCAACACCATCTACGACGGTACGAGCAGGCGCCCCGTGATGGACGGCGACCGCGAGGTCGGCTTCGCGCCCCCCAACGAGGACGACGTCGACTACGGCGACATCACCGTCCAGGAGGCGATGAACAAGTCCGTCAACTCGGTCTTCGCGCAGATGGGCATCGACGTCGGCATGACCCAGGTCATGAAGACCGCCGGCGAACTCGGCATGGACACCGAGGGCGTGCAGGCCGTGCCCGCCCAGACCCTGGGCAGTATGGGCGCGAGCCCGATGGAGATGGCCGGCGTCTACGCCACCCTCGACAACCACGGCCGGCAGGTCACCCCGGCCGTCGTGAAGTCGGTCGAGCACAAGGACCGCACGGTCGAACTCCCCGATCCGATCGGCGAGCGGGTCATCACCCGCGAGGCCGCCGACACGGTGACCTCCGTGCTCACCGGCGTCGTCGACGACGGTACGGCCAGGCGGTCCGTGCGGGAGAACCCGCTGCGCGACGGCCAGCAGGTCGCCGGCAAGACGGGTACGTCCGACAACAACAAGTCGGCCTGGTTCACCGGCTTCACCCCGGGCCTGGTCACCTCGGTGGGTCTGTTCGGCGAGGACCCGAAGACCCACAACCAGGTCCCGATGTACAAGGCGGGCGGCGTCGACTACCGCGTCAACGGCGGTGGCTTCCCGGCGGAGATCTGGGCGGCGTACACCTTCGGCGTGATGGGCGAGGTCACCGAGTTCGACCTGGAGACCAAGCAGGGCAACGCGGTCAAGCCGAGCAGCACGCCGACGCGGAGCGAGTCGCCGACCCAGTCGCCCACCCATGAGGAGACCACCGAGCCGCCGGAGAGCGAGGAGCCGACGACCGAGGCGCCGACGACCGAGGCGCCGGAGACCGAGGCGCCCGAGACCGAGTCGCCGACGCAGTCGCCGTCCGGCACCCCGACCACGGAGGAACCGCCCACCGGCGGGGAGTCCACGGAACCGGAGGACCCGCTCTTCCCGGACGGGGACTGGCAGCAGTAG